GATGTCCTTTTACATATCACAGTTcctattttgcattttttaatcGAAACTCAAAAGTAAACACAATGCTCTTATGGTCCAGTACCATCCATCTATTTACTTTAGGCTTTAATTATGGTGGTCAAAGCCTTTATTTACACTTAACAACCTCCCTTCTTCCCCAAGTAAACCTTAGAAAGGTGAAAAAAAAGATTACATTTTTATTCCAAAAGGTTTGGGTTGTTTTCGTTTTAATCGTTTaccattcaaaattttcattttatcctttaatgttttattctatttttatattgaacATGCCATCCATttctattaatattttgatttattaagaattaaataaatattgttttttaaaatatgtcaaTCCGTTAGTCCAaattttgcttgtaatttattTGTTAAGTGCTAAAGAATTACCGTCACGTTACCATATAATGCCATATATCACCAAATTATcaacataaattaataatatgagacaaaaataaaaattttgaaatggaaatGATCAAATTGAAAACAAGAATAACCTCCTATACTTGACGACACTGTCTTAAATCCTAGTACCAACTTTACATGCACATTTCAACGACGTCGTTTGTAATATCGTCAGTCTACTTTCCCTTTGGTCTTTGACAACTGATTAAAAAGTCTTGGCGGTAATGTCCTAACTgaaaatccccaaaaaaaaaaaaaaaaaaaccacatggGAGTGCACGGTCTCTGGGAACTACTAGCCCCCGTGGGTCGCCGCGTGTCCGTCGAAACCCTCGCCGGAAAAAAGCTCGCCATCGGTacccctaaccctaaccctaaactcctcaattaattatttaattaatgaatcAAAATTAACGTTTTTGAGAAATTGCAGATGCGAGCATATGGATGGTACAATTCATGAAGGCGATGCGAGACGAGAAAGGCGAGATGGTACGGAACGCACATTTGTTAGGGTTCTTTCGCCGAATTTGCAAGCTCTTGTTCCTCAGAACCAAGCCTGTTTTCGTCTTCGACGGCGCCACCCCTGCTCTCAAGCGCCGCACCGTCATCGCCCGCCGCAGGCTCCGCGATAAAGCTGTCGCTAAGGTCCGAAAGACCGCCGAGAAGTTGCTCCTCAATCAGGTCAGCTTTTCATCGCCACTTAGTTTTTTACTTGATTAGTTCAATTTTCATTCTGCTGAAGTCTCTTAGTTTTGATCGGATGGTTCGcgtattttttgaattttgttgtgaGACTCGTTCGAGTGTATGACTTCAGATAaaatagaatggaggaaaacAATTCGCGtatttttggaatttgttgTGAGCCTCGTTTGAGTGTATGGCTTAAGATAGAATAGagtggaggaaaagaatatGTGTGGCCGACCCTAACTAATCTGTTGAGGATTTATAgctgatttcaaaattttgggattaggGCTTGTTGTTGTGAGCCTCGTTTGTAATTTGATTTGATAGGTTTtggatttagaaaaaaaaaggtgactTTTTGCGTTTTGCGATGGACATTATGTGGAATTTGAAATgttgcttttttatttgtggaaTTCTCTCTGTGACTGGGTtttgttgtgacttgtgagcctcatttgaatgttttttgttattctatGTATTTGGTTTTGGTTGTAGAGAAGTCAGCTTAGTGTTTAGTGATGGACAATTTACGTGCTTCAGTGTTTTTGCTAGGACTCTATGGTTTTAGTAATGGAAGTAATTATGAACAATGTAGATTATTTTAGGAGGATTTCGTTTTTCAGTCTTTGTTGGATTGGTGGGATAATTCAGGATATGAGATTGGATTTAATCTTAGATTCTAATTTTTATTGCATAaggtttttcaaaaatgaaaaaaaaaaaaaaaaaaaaaaaaaagtctgtgCCTGAGAACATCATTTCTAGAAGATCATTGGATTAAACAGAGGGTATAGGTTTGAGTTTTTAATGTTGATTTCTTGGTTCTCGTTTACAGCTCAAGGCAATGAAGCTGAAAGAACTAGCGAAGGATATTGAGAAGCAGAAGCAGAAGCAGAAGAATGATCCCAAGGGTGAGACAATTTTGTCAGATCAAACCAACATGGAGGGCAGTCAGTCAGAAAGGAATGATGGTGTTTCTGGGAGTTTCAATCAGGAGAAGCTAGATGAAATGTAAGCTGCACACATGATTTATACTTATGAGGCTATCTTTCAAATATGTGgtttttatgatttttgttgACTGTTTGAATGGATTAATTTAGGCTGGCAGCATCTATTGAAGCAGAGGAACGTAGGAGGTTTGCTAACAATGCATCAACATCCTCTGCTGCTGCTGCTCTTCCTTCTGAGGAGGAGGATGGCAGTGATGAAGAAGTGATGATACTGGTGAGTTTATGCTCTGTAGGCTCTAAATGATTACCCACTGTCATTAAAGTCTACATAGATATTGCCGATCATGGTTGTACACTATACTTGGTCAGGATAGCTTAATCGATTCCCGTATTTGGGAAAGTCTGTCTTTCATCGTGTTGTGAGGTTTCTAAGTCTGAGTGCTAATTGATGCACATGTTCTCTTCTTGGCCTGTGTCGTAAATATTTTGGGGGTTATTGCATAGAATTTATTGTGCAGCCGCCAGAGCATGGTGAAGTTGATCCAGCTGTGTTAGCAGCTTTACCTCCATCGATGCAACGTGATCTTCTTGTTCAGGTTGGTGTCCTTATATACATTTTTATGGGGTTCGTGGTAGGTCAAATATGTTGcattttcctttcttctaaTGTTGTCTTCCAATAGCTTGCTCTACATTGTTTCAATATATTATTCAGAATAGTGAAAAAGAGTCCTTTTTATCAGCCCATCAGCATCTCTGTTTTAATTTGTAGCCTTTTTGTCtgattctatttatttatttttttggatgggTTTTTTGGGGGTTATTTGGTATAACAGCTCAAGggaaagaagatgaaaaatttgaCCGTGGATGTTGAGAACCAGAGACAGATGAAGGATGATGACTCCAAGGGTAAGAAGATTTTGTCAGATGAAATTGATGTGCTTGCTTATACTCCAAACAATGATGATCTGGTATCGAGGAGTGACAATCAGGAAAAGCTAGATGAAATGTAAGCTGCCTACATGGTTGTAGTTTACAAGGGTAATTTAAGGTTTTATAAAACCTTTTTATGATTGTTTCTAATGAGTAAATTTAGGTTGGCAGCATCTATTGCAGCAGAGGAAAACGGGATGTTAGCTAACAATGTATCTGAATCTGGTGCTCCTTttgcttctgaggatgaggatgggAAAGAATATGAAgacgaagatgaagatgaagaaatgaTGCTGGTAAATTTCTGCTTGGTGGACATTTGGGGTTATTACCATTTGTTATTACAGTTGATGACATACTGTGTATTATGGTTATTGGGGAATAGAAATAAGATTATCACCTGCCTCTGTGGATATGGGTTTTGAGCTTATTTTGGGGGTATTGGATATGCTTGAAATGGGTCTGATTTCTGTGTGAATCAAACATTAGTAATGGGCTGTATGGGAACAAGATACTGTCACACTATTACCATATCTGTCAGACAAACACTTCTGATTATGGTTGGTTTGTACTATTATGTCAGGGTAGCTTTCTCAACACCCATAGTTAGGAAATAAAGACTCTCTTTGGAGTTTAGGTTTAGGCCTCAGTGTTAATCTTAACTTGAACTCTACCTGTGTCTATGCTTAGTATCATATATTTTGTCCACAGGTGGTCCCAATCTCAGGAAAAGGAGGATGATTGGGGTAGGTTGATGGCTAGCGTAAAATTTATTCattctatttttaatgaatcCATTATATATAATCGTTGGAGTGTCCCATATGACTTTAGATAGAAtagaataaaggaaaaaaatacatgtgGCCGACCCTTGCTACTCTATTAAGGATCCATAGCCGACCCCAAAATGTTGGGaccaaggctttgttgttgttttttttgttaatgttttCTTGCCCAACTTATTGAtctatattatatattgttGGTTATTGCATTGAATTATTCTGCAGCCTGCAATGAATGGTGAAATTGATCCATCTGTTTTAGCTTCTTTGCCTCCATCAATGCAACTTGATCTTCTTGTTCAGGTAAGTGCTTCATATATATTGGTAATTAGTTCTTCTCAGCACAGGCAGTTTGGCTTTCACCTCCTCAATATCCctcttttttttgacatttattATTGATGTCCTCTATGTAGATGAGAGAAAGATTGATGGCAGAAAACAGACAAAAATATCAGAAAGTCAAGAAGGTTGGTTCTAGAATGCCTTCATATGTATATCTGGTTCATGTTAAAGTATATGACAGGTTGCAAATATGGCATACTCTACCACTAACTAATAGaagttttttttgataagtcacTAACTAATAGAAGTTGTCTGCTGTTAAAACCAGTCAGAACGTTATTCAGATGAGAAATGCATTTTGGCTTGCAATTGATTGATTGGAATTGCTGGGATGCACTGATACTTAAGTACTGTAGTGCTGAAGTGGGAAACCCTGCTTAATATTCCCCCAATCCCCCTTAAGTGCACTTAAATGGCAATGGTCCATGTCTGAGTTAACAGCAAAGTAGTGCAAACTAAATTCAAAGAAGCAGTGTCACTAATAAGAATGCATaactattaataaaattttccgGTCTCGTAGGTAAGACTATGGAGTAGGAAAGAAAAAacttgcttattttgctaatttCTTGCTTAAATTTGAAGTGTCTGTGGCTTATCTTATGGTGAAATTGTATAAAAAGTGAATGATAAAAGTGTATGTGGAAAGAAGTAATGCTTCTAGGAGGCATAGGGTGGTTTTGGTTGATTTATAATATACACCTAAGACTTCTGTGCTATGTTTGTTGATTTAGTGTTTGCACCTTTAGAGAGGAAATGAGATTCTAGTGGCGGAAGTTTTTGATTGTGTTAAGCGTTCTAttttttgtattgatttttttgttatttaaaattttttatgtgtaATTGATTTGGGAAAAGAATTGTTAGTTCAGGAAACATATCATGCATACTTATGTCTAATTAATTATGTAATTATCAGTTTTTCCATTATTAGAACTCTTTATTTACACAAGGCATACTTTGGTGATACTTGGATTTTTCAGAATTCTTGAATTAAAGCAACATGTAAGGTTCCAAAGTCTTTTAGCACAGATTATTATATCATTTGATTGTATCCTCCTCACTTCATTAGTAGGATATCAGTTGTGTAAATGTATTATATAGTGGTAATATGTGCTATATAAGTTATATATTAAATGCGTCCAAGGTTTGGTTATTATTTGGAGGTCTCTCTCTATAATCTCATGGGATCTCTTATCGAAGAAATGTTTCCTTGCttatttttgtacttttatttgaatctttTGGATGTCATCTTATTACTGGTGCTTTTCTTGCACATTTAGGATCCTTCAAAGTTCTCTGAGCTGCAAATACAAGCTTATCTTAAAACTGTTTCTTTCCGTCGGGAGATAGATGAAGTGCAGAAATCTGCTGCAGGGAGGGGAGTAGGAGGTGTACAGACTTCTAGGATTGCATCTGAAGCCAACAGAGAATTTATTTTCTCGTCATCATTTACTGGTGATAAACAGTGAGTAATTGtcttttcaatattttgtttgttaattATACATGACCTGTAGCGTGTACCTGCTTAAAAGTTGGaactcatttaattttttaatttagtgaggttgtgtttttttctttggcgggaggggtggggggggggggattatttttctttcattagaTTAATGACTTTTGTTCACCTACAACATTCTTAAATGTCTCAGAGTTCTTACGTCAGCCAAAGCACAGAGAAATGTAGATAAGAAACAAGATACACAGAGGGAGCGCCCTTCTCAAGATTCAACCAATAATGTAGCATCTACCAGTAAATCTGATACCGTGACTAGTTCAGTAGAGGGGCTCAATGAATCTAGAACGGTTTCTGATGACAATATTGAGACATTTCTGGATGAGAGGGGGCGTTTTCGTGTCAGTAGAGTAAGAGCCATGGGGATCCGTATGACCCGTGATATACAAAGGAATTTGGATTTGATGAAAGAGATTGAGAATGAGAGTGCAAATTTGAAAAAGATTGCAAATACTCGAACTATGCTCAATAGAAGTGAAATTAGTCTCCCAGTAAGTTTTCCTAGTGAAGGTCAGTCTTTAGAAACTTCACATGACAGAAATAGTGAATCTGTTGATTTGAATCAGAGAAATGAGGAATCCATGTTAAAAATTGATTCTTCCATAGAGATATCCTTTGAGGATGAGGGGGATAACAAATGTCTTGATTGTGATGATGATCTATTTGCTTGTTTAGCAGCTGTAAATCCAGTAAGAATCACTACTGACAACATCCTGTCAAGGAAGCAACCTTCTAATTCTGATTCAGACTGTGACTGGGAGGAAGGAATCATCGAAGGGAAAGGTAACAATTTTTCTAATGATGTTAGAGGGGAAATTACGCCCTCCCTTGAGGAAGGTAACGTTAATGATGAGAGTGAGGTGGAATGGGAGGAAGGAGTTTGTGACTTCCCTAAAAGCACCTCCTCTTGTCAAGCTGAATCAAGAACAGTTTCTAAAGGTTGGTTGGAAGAAGAGGCTGATATGCAGGAGGCAATAAGGAGGAGTCTTGAGTATGCAGGGGATAAGGAAGCTAGTCTTAATATGCCTCAATATGAGAACATTTCCGCAGAAAATGTTCATGAAGGTATTGGACTCtttgaacaaaaaaacaatatgGTTAAGAAGCTTTTGCCGGAGGAGAATggagctaaaaaaaatgaatcattttgTGAAATTGTGGATGGAGTGGAGAAGCCAGATAATGTGGCTGGAATAACTGTCTCAGAAGCCATTAATTCTTCTGGGAGTCAGTCAAACTCATCTGTGGCTTATAATTCTGATCACTCCAGAATGCTGATAAATAAGCCATGTGAAACCTATGTAGGTTCCTGTTCTGAACAATCAACGCAAGATGCAAGCAAGAAGGGAAGTTTGTACAGAAAAATGCCTTGTGCTGAATCTGTGAACCCTATGGAAAAGGAGGCCCCTGTGATTGCAGAACAACTTTTGGATACATTTAGTGCAGGTGCTAGCTTATCTACTTTTCCTAACAGGGGTTCAGAGGGTAGTTCTCATATTGCTGATGCCATATCTGGTGCCAATACCAATAGCATTCGCATTGGTGATAAGATAAATGACACTGAAGCTGAACCAATACATTTTAATGATGAGGCTGACCCTGCCTTTCCTCTGAAGAAGTTATCCACAAAATACTTAACAAATGACATTGATTTTCCGCAGAAGTTGGCTGCAGAAAATAAATATGACAATCATGCTGAGGAAAGGGAGCAAAACAAGGGAAAAGATCCCTTTGAGGTAAATGAAAATTTGCAGTTTGAAGTCGCAGAGGCTAATTTGGAGGAGGAAATGCTAATTCTAGATCAAGAATATATGAATCTAGGAGATGAGCAGAGAAAGCTTGAGCGTAATGCAGAAAATGTCAGCAGCGAGATGTTTGCAGAATGTCAGGTGTGGCTCAAAGTTTTTAGTACttgaataatatatatgttcACAATTAACTGGTTAGTAGGAATGGCTtgattttctatattttttttgtgcctGACATATTATTCACTCATCTCTTAATAACTAATTATAGTGGGAGGGCCAAATCCACTCGTAAAAAAGAAAGTTCATTGCCTACAGCTCATAAAAggctttttaaactttttttatatgCATATTATGCGCACTCTATAATGTGTATTGATTTTTGGATGtggttgaattaaaaaatgtgaattttgttGCACTTGATGCATCTTTTGAACATTCAACTTCCTGGAATGAGTTGGAAGGTTATAAGGTACATTCTTTCCTTTGCTCATGCATATATGTTTTACTTGGTCAAATAAATACTTTTGCATTTGGTTGGTTTTGaggaattttgtttttactttctgTAAGACCTCTTTTCAGTGAGTTACAGTATTTCTTGGAAAAAGATAAatccattttaattttgatgAATCTGCAGGAACTACTGCAGATGTTTGGATTGCCTTATATAATTGCACCGATGGAAGCAGAAGCTCAGTGTGCTTATATGGAACTTGCAAACCTTGTTGATGGTGTTGTGACTGATGACTCTGATGTGTTTTTGTTTGGGGCAAAAAGTGTTTACAAGAATATATTTGATGATCGAAAATATGTCGAGACATACTTCATGAAGGTCTGTGTTTGATGGAGCGTCATGTCAATTCTCCCTATTCTAAGtcccaaatatatatttattttgaatttattttattctttctagaGTATATAATCTTAtctttgttttcagttttctttgTCAGGCTTTGTTAGACGAGATTATTTACCTAAATTCTGATCTTGGAAGAATTTTGTTGCCATTGTTCTTCTAGAAAAAGTACTTTTGATTTCTtgatatggaattttttttctaagggggggtggggggggtgggggggtgagGGTTTGGTGTTGAAGAAAACCCTTCTGCTTTTTTGGTCATTGCTAATTTCATTGATCTGATTCTTTTGCTGTTGGCTTTGTGAGTTGcatattgaaatattattttgttcaaCTAGAGTGGAGACTTTCATTTTAACTTGGACCTTTATTTCTTGTTCCCTTCCTAGTGCTCTATCTAGTTACTTGGGGtccccttttccttttttattcttcattttttttttaaataattaaatttgcaGTGCAGTCTTCTTATATCAAttgttcatgcattttatttgtCAGGACATTGAGAAGGAGCTTGGCCTGACAAGAGAAAAATTAATTCGGATGGCGTTGCTTCTTGGAAGTGATTATACTGAAGGTGTCAGGTAATTAACTGCAGCAGATTTGACTTCTTCTGTGATTGGGAGCTTATGCTAGTCTTTAGGTCAGGTTTTGCCACAGATATCTTTGATTTTTCCCTgttgcagaatttttttttgggtgaatttACTTGTTATGGTATCTTGTGCTATTGCTCATTGTCATTTATGATAgtagaaattaaaaatgtttatttgttttcacTGTATTTTGAATGTAGTGGGATTGGCATTGTCAATGCTATTGAGGTTGTAAATGCATTTCCTGCGGAAGATGGCCTCCATAAATTCCGGGAATGGATTGAGTCACCAGATCCCACCATCCTTAAGAAGTTTGATGCTGAAACAGGATCAAGTTCGAAAAAAAGGGGACCTAAAGTTAGTGATGGTTTGAATTGCTCAAAAAGCAATATAAATGATGTGTCTGCATTGGACCAAAACATTTCCCAAGCTCAAGAGCAGAAGCAGTCTGTAATTGACATGCAAGACATAAAGCAGATTTTCATGGATAAGCATGTAATTGTCAAGTTCCCtgccttttattatttatggaAGAATTgcaatttctctattttttttaatattctataCTCTCTTATCCTTAAACAGAGAAATGTGAGCAAGAACTGGCACATTCCTTCTTCATTTCCAAGTGAAGCAGTTATAACAGCCTACTCTTCCCCACAAGTGGACAAGTCAACTGAGCCTTTCACATGGGGAAAGCCAGATCATTTTGTTCTTCGCAAGTGAGCTATTTCTTGACTTTTAACTTCTAGGTTTTTTGAATTCCAGCTTTTATGTTGATTATTCTCCATATTTAGATACGGAGAAAAATGTGAGAACTTGTCtataattttagagatttacaGCTAGGTTCAGTGTACTTCTTTCTGTTTCATGAATTGAAGGTGGTCTGTCTACTGTCTTCCTGCTAAAGTTATCTACTACTAGAGTCTTAGTTTGAATGagaagttgtttttttttatcatattagttcatgtaattttttgatATTGTAGACATTCTCTAACATATTGGGGTAATTTCTTGTGTTGGACTGCATTTTTTATTGATGTTCAGTTTGTAGATTGCATGTTTGAAATGATATCTTTATAGATAACTTTGTGAAAGCTTATGCCCACTGCTTCCGGTATGTGGTTTCTGTATGCATCTTACTATATCATGGCATAGATTATTCTGTGTGTTTGACATGTTTTTGAAATGCATGATGATTATCAAAtgattattgttattgttggttttattttttttgcgtACAGATTGTGTTGGGAAAAGTTTGGTTGGGGTAGCCAGAAGGTAGATGAGTTGATAGTACCTGTTCTGAAGGAGTACGCTAAACATGAGGTTAGGGGCTCAAGCACTCTCTCTGCCCACCCTCTCCTCTCTCGTTCTCTGTGTCTCTCTCACATGTTCACGCAGGCAGTCTTATCTAGCATTACCtaatactaaataaaattatttgatgCATATAATCTCAGAGACCTTCATTTTGTTTGCTGTCATATTCTCAGTTATGGATTCATTCATCTGTCTCTTATTTTGAAGAATGATGCTGATAATGTTTGTTGCTTGTTTGGTGAAGACTCAATTACGGTTGGAAGCATTTTACACTTTTAATGAACGATTTGCAAAAATTCGTAGCAAGAGAATTAAGAAAGCTGTTAAAGGAATCACTGGAAACCAAGCCTCAGAGTTGATGGATGATCCCTTGCAAGAGGTTTCTAaaagtagaaagaaaagaagagtaaGCCCTGCTGAACCTGGGGATAAAAACTTTGAAAAGccttcaaagaaaataaaggagagTGATGTTCAGAATCAGAGTAAATATTCAGAAAAATCTACACCCAAGCAGTCAAGGAAAAGGAGGAATGGTGGGGAGTCTGTTCCATCTATAGAGGAGAATCTAGAAACAACTATGGAGGAAGAAGGCAGGCGAAATAAGAACAGAAGATTGCACTGGAAAGGAAGAGGCAGAGGAAGAGGGAGAGGCAGGGGAGTAGGCCGAGGAAGGGGTAAAAGAAGTTCTGGTTTGGAATCTTGTGAAAGCAGCGAGGATGACAGTAGTGATGAACAAGAAGTTCTTGTGGACAAGATAGAAGGGCCAGAAGAAGCGAGAAGGGTAAGTTACAATCTTTTCTATGCTCCATTAATAATTATGCGGAAATATCACTATCAAGGAGTTAGTGCCACCATGCCTTCTTTCGAATATACAATGTGCTTTACCATTCAATTTGTATTGTGACCTCAGAAATGTATGCAATTGAAGAGAATAATTTGttgtattattttctttcttcctttggcCAACTTTAACAATTATATTTCTGCATATTGTCCTGCTTGTATCTTTCAGTCAAGGCGATTTCAGAAGCCTGTGAATTACAGTGTGAATGACTTGGAAGCTGATGATGCAGACAAGTCATCAGACCGAAGTGATAAAGGATACTCTGATGAAGAGGCAGTAGAATTAGATCTATCTTCGGCCCAGGGTGTAAGTGGAGATGCCGCTGCTGGTCATGACGAAAAGAAACAACATGATTCAGGAGCTCCTGCTCTTGAGGAGCACTTGCATAGAGACAATGTAGAAACGGGTGGCAGGTTTTGCACTGACAAATTTGAAATTGGTCAACCAGATGTGAGCCCACATGGCGATTCTTTTGAGGCTGAGTTTTCCAAACACTACCTCGAAATAGGAGGTGGATTTTGCTTGGATGAAGATGAGACACAGAATGACCAAGATGGAGCTCATGACCCAACTATGGCTACTGCCTCAGGAAATGCTGAGCTATCCCACTGCTCTGGTTTAATGGATGAAGCAGATCTTGATTGTGGTTCAGTTCAATTTAACTTGGGCCCTAAAGGTGCCTTAAATGAAGCCCAAGATAGTGAGAAGACAGACGCATATGATACCGAGTCCAAACTGGACCATCTAAATGCCTCAAGTAATGATAATAATTCCAAGGAGCATGTGTCCCTGCAGGATAACGCTAAAAATGATACTGGGACCACCTCTGTTGGAGGTCTAAGTGCTATgccttttttgaaaagaaagcGAAGGAAGAGCTAAAACCAGTAAATTAAGGGTGTTTTTAGATCAGTTTattctccttttgtttttatttatgatgaaaatgcacttttggttcCTATATTTTGGGTCATTTCTCAATTTGGTGCCTAAATTGATTTTGTTCTTAGGTTAgtccttgatttttttaaatcgtttttaaaatggTCCCTGCCGTCAACTCGGTAACAGAAAAATCTGAAGTGGCAAACGGAGTGCATAGATGACAtgttagatgctgatgtggctaaTAAAACAACATCAATAAATACCACGTCAGCATccatgtcagcattttaattaataaaaaaataaaattttaaattaaggtgaaaaaattcaaaaaagaaaaaaaaaaaaaactttcttagAATAACATTGTTCATATTCTTCCCTGGGACATGAACTTCAtgcttcatgttcttccccaaatcaaacccataaatatCCAATAAATCAAACCAAATAAATCGAAGAAAT
This DNA window, taken from Quercus robur chromosome 2, dhQueRobu3.1, whole genome shotgun sequence, encodes the following:
- the LOC126714921 gene encoding DNA repair protein UVH3-like isoform X1, with protein sequence MGVHGLWELLAPVGRRVSVETLAGKKLAIDASIWMVQFMKAMRDEKGEMVRNAHLLGFFRRICKLLFLRTKPVFVFDGATPALKRRTVIARRRLRDKAVAKVRKTAEKLLLNQLKAMKLKELAKDIEKQKQKQKNDPKGETILSDQTNMEGSQSERNDGVSGSFNQEKLDEMLAASIEAEERRRFANNASTSSAAAALPSEEEDGSDEEVMILPPEHGEVDPAVLAALPPSMQRDLLVQLKGKKMKNLTVDVENQRQMKDDDSKGKKILSDEIDVLAYTPNNDDLVSRSDNQEKLDEMLAASIAAEENGMLANNVSESGAPFASEDEDGKEYEDEDEDEEMMLPAMNGEIDPSVLASLPPSMQLDLLVQMRERLMAENRQKYQKVKKDPSKFSELQIQAYLKTVSFRREIDEVQKSAAGRGVGGVQTSRIASEANREFIFSSSFTGDKQVLTSAKAQRNVDKKQDTQRERPSQDSTNNVASTSKSDTVTSSVEGLNESRTVSDDNIETFLDERGRFRVSRVRAMGIRMTRDIQRNLDLMKEIENESANLKKIANTRTMLNRSEISLPVSFPSEGQSLETSHDRNSESVDLNQRNEESMLKIDSSIEISFEDEGDNKCLDCDDDLFACLAAVNPVRITTDNILSRKQPSNSDSDCDWEEGIIEGKGNNFSNDVRGEITPSLEEGNVNDESEVEWEEGVCDFPKSTSSCQAESRTVSKGWLEEEADMQEAIRRSLEYAGDKEASLNMPQYENISAENVHEGIGLFEQKNNMVKKLLPEENGAKKNESFCEIVDGVEKPDNVAGITVSEAINSSGSQSNSSVAYNSDHSRMLINKPCETYVGSCSEQSTQDASKKGSLYRKMPCAESVNPMEKEAPVIAEQLLDTFSAGASLSTFPNRGSEGSSHIADAISGANTNSIRIGDKINDTEAEPIHFNDEADPAFPLKKLSTKYLTNDIDFPQKLAAENKYDNHAEEREQNKGKDPFEVNENLQFEVAEANLEEEMLILDQEYMNLGDEQRKLERNAENVSSEMFAECQELLQMFGLPYIIAPMEAEAQCAYMELANLVDGVVTDDSDVFLFGAKSVYKNIFDDRKYVETYFMKDIEKELGLTREKLIRMALLLGSDYTEGVSGIGIVNAIEVVNAFPAEDGLHKFREWIESPDPTILKKFDAETGSSSKKRGPKVSDGLNCSKSNINDVSALDQNISQAQEQKQSVIDMQDIKQIFMDKHRNVSKNWHIPSSFPSEAVITAYSSPQVDKSTEPFTWGKPDHFVLRKLCWEKFGWGSQKVDELIVPVLKEYAKHETQLRLEAFYTFNERFAKIRSKRIKKAVKGITGNQASELMDDPLQEVSKSRKKRRVSPAEPGDKNFEKPSKKIKESDVQNQSKYSEKSTPKQSRKRRNGGESVPSIEENLETTMEEEGRRNKNRRLHWKGRGRGRGRGRGVGRGRGKRSSGLESCESSEDDSSDEQEVLVDKIEGPEEARRSRRFQKPVNYSVNDLEADDADKSSDRSDKGYSDEEAVELDLSSAQGVSGDAAAGHDEKKQHDSGAPALEEHLHRDNVETGGRFCTDKFEIGQPDVSPHGDSFEAEFSKHYLEIGGGFCLDEDETQNDQDGAHDPTMATASGNAELSHCSGLMDEADLDCGSVQFNLGPKGALNEAQDSEKTDAYDTESKLDHLNASSNDNNSKEHVSLQDNAKNDTGTTSVGGLSAMPFLKRKRRKS
- the LOC126714921 gene encoding DNA repair protein UVH3-like isoform X2, encoding MKSSIAAEENGMLANNVSESGAPFASEDEDGKEYEDEDEDEEMMLPAMNGEIDPSVLASLPPSMQLDLLVQMRERLMAENRQKYQKVKKDPSKFSELQIQAYLKTVSFRREIDEVQKSAAGRGVGGVQTSRIASEANREFIFSSSFTGDKQVLTSAKAQRNVDKKQDTQRERPSQDSTNNVASTSKSDTVTSSVEGLNESRTVSDDNIETFLDERGRFRVSRVRAMGIRMTRDIQRNLDLMKEIENESANLKKIANTRTMLNRSEISLPVSFPSEGQSLETSHDRNSESVDLNQRNEESMLKIDSSIEISFEDEGDNKCLDCDDDLFACLAAVNPVRITTDNILSRKQPSNSDSDCDWEEGIIEGKGNNFSNDVRGEITPSLEEGNVNDESEVEWEEGVCDFPKSTSSCQAESRTVSKGWLEEEADMQEAIRRSLEYAGDKEASLNMPQYENISAENVHEGIGLFEQKNNMVKKLLPEENGAKKNESFCEIVDGVEKPDNVAGITVSEAINSSGSQSNSSVAYNSDHSRMLINKPCETYVGSCSEQSTQDASKKGSLYRKMPCAESVNPMEKEAPVIAEQLLDTFSAGASLSTFPNRGSEGSSHIADAISGANTNSIRIGDKINDTEAEPIHFNDEADPAFPLKKLSTKYLTNDIDFPQKLAAENKYDNHAEEREQNKGKDPFEVNENLQFEVAEANLEEEMLILDQEYMNLGDEQRKLERNAENVSSEMFAECQELLQMFGLPYIIAPMEAEAQCAYMELANLVDGVVTDDSDVFLFGAKSVYKNIFDDRKYVETYFMKDIEKELGLTREKLIRMALLLGSDYTEGVSGIGIVNAIEVVNAFPAEDGLHKFREWIESPDPTILKKFDAETGSSSKKRGPKVSDGLNCSKSNINDVSALDQNISQAQEQKQSVIDMQDIKQIFMDKHRNVSKNWHIPSSFPSEAVITAYSSPQVDKSTEPFTWGKPDHFVLRKLCWEKFGWGSQKVDELIVPVLKEYAKHETQLRLEAFYTFNERFAKIRSKRIKKAVKGITGNQASELMDDPLQEVSKSRKKRRVSPAEPGDKNFEKPSKKIKESDVQNQSKYSEKSTPKQSRKRRNGGESVPSIEENLETTMEEEGRRNKNRRLHWKGRGRGRGRGRGVGRGRGKRSSGLESCESSEDDSSDEQEVLVDKIEGPEEARRSRRFQKPVNYSVNDLEADDADKSSDRSDKGYSDEEAVELDLSSAQGVSGDAAAGHDEKKQHDSGAPALEEHLHRDNVETGGRFCTDKFEIGQPDVSPHGDSFEAEFSKHYLEIGGGFCLDEDETQNDQDGAHDPTMATASGNAELSHCSGLMDEADLDCGSVQFNLGPKGALNEAQDSEKTDAYDTESKLDHLNASSNDNNSKEHVSLQDNAKNDTGTTSVGGLSAMPFLKRKRRKS